A part of Acidimicrobiales bacterium genomic DNA contains:
- a CDS encoding ZIP family metal transporter, protein MSTLAWIVTAGLAMSALALVGAVTLFLPERTLDRILLPLVGLAAGSLLGGAYFHMLPGAIAALGNDLAVYLWFVAGFLVFFVLEQFLHWHHCHRSRHDHHRPLGPLILLADGLHNFIGGLAVGGAFVVDTGVGIVTWLAAAAHEVPQELGDFGVLVHSGWRRTSALAWNFASALTFLVGALLAYALADQIDVAYLLPFAAGNFTYIAAADLLPELASQTRTRDKVETTAAFVVGLGLLLAATRIG, encoded by the coding sequence ATGTCGACGCTCGCGTGGATCGTGACCGCCGGCCTGGCGATGAGCGCGCTGGCGCTCGTCGGCGCCGTCACCCTCTTCCTTCCAGAACGGACCCTGGATCGGATACTGCTGCCCCTGGTCGGCTTGGCCGCGGGATCGCTGCTCGGCGGCGCGTACTTCCACATGCTCCCCGGGGCGATCGCCGCCCTCGGCAACGACCTCGCCGTCTACCTGTGGTTCGTCGCGGGGTTCCTCGTGTTCTTCGTGCTCGAGCAGTTCCTGCACTGGCACCACTGCCACCGCAGCCGCCACGACCACCACCGCCCGCTCGGCCCCCTCATCCTCCTGGCCGACGGGCTCCACAACTTCATCGGTGGGCTCGCGGTCGGCGGCGCGTTCGTCGTCGACACCGGCGTCGGGATCGTCACGTGGCTGGCAGCGGCAGCCCACGAGGTCCCCCAGGAGCTGGGCGACTTCGGGGTGCTCGTGCACAGCGGCTGGCGACGCACCTCGGCCCTCGCCTGGAACTTCGCGTCTGCGCTCACGTTCCTCGTCGGCGCCCTGTTGGCCTACGCCCTCGCCGACCAGATCGACGTCGCCTACCTGTTGCCGTTCGCCGCCGGGAACTTCACCTACATCGCCGCGGCCGACCTGCTGCCCGAGCTCGCCTCCCAGACCCGCACCCGCGACAAGGTCGAGACCACCGCGGCGTTCGTCGTGGGCCTCGGACTCCTCCTCGCCGCGACGCGGATCGGCTGA
- a CDS encoding DNA starvation/stationary phase protection protein, with protein sequence MADRAIDIGIGIGIGEGDRRAIAVDLVAERIRSLGAPAPASERHFAELSSVPEDDDQPAAEEVIRRLVAGQETVARTARSVFPLVEQAHDEATADLLTQRLLVHEKTAGMPRSLLA encoded by the coding sequence ATGGCGGACCGAGCCATCGATATCGGTATCGGTATCGGTATCGGCGAAGGGGACCGTCGGGCCATCGCCGTCGATCTCGTCGCGGAACGGATCCGCTCGCTCGGTGCGCCTGCACCGGCCAGCGAACGCCACTTCGCGGAGCTGTCCTCGGTCCCCGAGGACGATGACCAGCCGGCCGCGGAGGAGGTGATCCGCCGCCTCGTCGCCGGTCAGGAGACCGTGGCCCGCACCGCCCGGTCGGTGTTCCCCCTCGTCGAGCAGGCCCATGACGAAGCCACCGCCGATCTGCTCACCCAACGCCTCCTGGTTCACGAGAAGACCGCCGGGATGCCGCGCAGTCTGCTCGCCTGA
- a CDS encoding ZIP family metal transporter, whose product MIAAVDASTWLAVTALASLSILSAALGVGLASWVGPRSVVRAAGVGFSVGVMVAISSLELLPEAAREAGVVVAAVAASTGAGLLAVLHAVIPHVHLVAEDSALRARELRRVYLVAFGLILHDFPEGFAMANAYLSAPRLGVVVAIAIVLHNIPEEFAMSLPAVMARRRRFLIGAAAVSAAAEPVGALLGLAVVGISPGLNAMFLAFAAGAMVFVAVHELVPLSRELGRRRDTAVGIAAGVGVVVLLGLLTSA is encoded by the coding sequence ATGATCGCAGCCGTCGACGCGTCGACGTGGCTGGCAGTGACAGCGCTTGCTTCGCTGTCGATCCTCTCCGCAGCGCTGGGCGTCGGTCTGGCCTCTTGGGTCGGTCCCCGGTCGGTTGTCCGAGCGGCGGGCGTCGGGTTCTCGGTGGGGGTGATGGTGGCGATCTCGTCCCTCGAGTTGCTGCCGGAGGCCGCTCGGGAAGCCGGCGTCGTCGTGGCGGCGGTCGCCGCTTCCACGGGTGCGGGACTGTTGGCGGTGTTGCACGCCGTCATCCCGCATGTCCACTTGGTCGCGGAGGACTCCGCGCTGCGGGCCCGTGAGCTGCGTCGGGTCTACCTCGTGGCGTTCGGCTTGATCCTGCACGACTTCCCCGAGGGCTTCGCGATGGCCAACGCCTATCTCTCCGCGCCGCGGCTCGGCGTGGTGGTCGCGATCGCGATCGTGCTGCACAACATCCCCGAGGAGTTCGCGATGTCACTCCCCGCAGTCATGGCCCGCCGCCGCCGCTTCCTGATCGGCGCGGCAGCGGTGTCCGCCGCAGCGGAGCCGGTCGGCGCGCTCCTCGGGCTCGCCGTCGTCGGCATCTCACCTGGCCTGAACGCCATGTTCCTCGCGTTCGCCGCGGGCGCGATGGTGTTCGTCGCTGTGCACGAGCTGGTTCCGTTGAGCCGCGAGCTGGGTCGCCGCCGCGACACCGCGGTCGGCATCGCTGCCGGGGTGGGCGTCGTGGTCCTGCTGGGGCTCCTCACGTCGGCATGA